ACATCTTTCAGATCCTCTGCTGGAAAGACTGAAACACCATTGCAGTTATTTAGTCCAGTAGCAAAATCAAGACTCTCTCCCTTGGTGATGGGGTTGAAACAAGGGAACGGAGCCGACACATCAGAGTTGCTGCCAGTCAATCCAAGAACCAGAAATTGATACCGCTGACAAATGGACACAGTATTAGTTGTTGTTATGATTTATTACTTGTCTTAGGGGAGGCCCCACCTATGTTCAGGGTGTGCTGGGTGCTGTCCGTACACCtagtgagacagtccctgccccagtgaaCTTACTGTAAGCAGACCAATCAAGGGTCCAATCCCATATTCCTGGCTGATTTGAACATCCCAGGGTCACTTCTCTGGCCAATAAAACATACCTGAGTAATGCTAACAAATGAATAACACCTTGCTCTTCTCTAGCCCTATTCAGcaggagatctcaaagtgctttccattCTGTAATGTTTTCATCTCTGTGCAGTGGGGCAGTGCTCTTGTCGGGGAACGGAGGCTAAGTAACGTGCCCACGGTCACGCAGGGAGTCTATGCTGGAGCAGGGAATTGCACGCGGGCCTCCCAAGTTCGAGGATAGCGCCGCAGCCACTGGACTGTCCTTCCTTGTCGTCCCAAGAAGGGGCTGGATCCTGAGCTTCTTTGTCAGCCAACTGAAGCCCAGGGACTGCAGGGTTTGGTGGAACGTGAGAACACAGTCCCACCTGTGTGGGTAGCTAGgcagccaccccctcccccccgatcaTGTTCTCGCAGAGCCCCCACAGCAACCTGGCTGTTGGACACTGGCTGCCAGGATCAGTGCCTCCCTGCACGGGCTCCACGTTTTAAGATGCAGTAATAATTTGTCTGCTTCGCTAGCTGGGTGGGGTTTGATGGCCTGCAATGCGCATTGGCTCAGACTAGAGGGCTTGttggtcccttttggcctgaaATGCTCTGGCTGTGAACCACTGCTGGGGGTTATTACACTGCAGGGATCTCATGTGTTTTTCTGGCCTACCCAAGGTGTGTTTGCTTTGCAGATttcctggaagaggaggaggaaggagcggACAGTCCTGAGCCCACAGACCCGCCTCCCGACGCCAAGGAGAAGAGCCCCAGGGGGCCGAGCCcaccccagggcactgggaccaaAGGCAAAGAGATCCCTCTCGCTGCAAGGGATTACGGGGGCAACGTAGACTACTATGCTTTCCGCCACCACCAACAGCCAGTTCATGATGAGGGTGCTGCACCAGGGCAGCCGCAAACCCAGGATGTACGCAACCGGGCCAGCCGCAGCTCCACGGCCACAGCCAGGGATTCCCAGGACTATGAGAACACTCCCCCTTTACGAGAGCAGACCCTGGTACAGGGGCGCTCCCTCAGCTGGGTGCTCAAGGAGCCGGAACAGGCGAACGCCGGGGAGGAAGACAAGCTGGGGCTGCTGGCACCGTCAAGGAGGGGCAGTGTCCTAAACCGCCAACCCCACCTCTCCGTGCCCATCTTCGGGGGCAAAGCGAAGCCACAGGGCCCAAGCAGGCTCCTGGTGCCCGTGGGGGAGAAGAAGGCTAAGAAGGAGGCCAAGAAGCCCCATGAGAAGGTGTATGTGACCCGGCTGCAGCCTGGCAAGCGCAAGACCACAGTGCAGGAGGCCACCTTCCCCAGTGTCTTCCTCCACCCTAAGCCACTCAGGAGGGTGCACCTGAACTCGAGGGCCCCCCAGAGGCGCTCCGCCCCCTCCACCAAGCTCCGCACCGTCCCTGGCCAGAGGGTGCCCTGGCTCCCGGGCAACAGCTCCAGGGAGACGTATCCCTCCAAGAGGAagagccccagggccagcagcaggaagTGGGAGCAGCTGTACAGGCAAGAGGACCCCAAGGCTGTGAGCGAGCGGAGGACACGGCCCAGCGTACAGCCGCCACCAGCTGAGGGGCTGTTCGGCAAGGAGGCCCTGGAGGTCCCCACCGCCACCCCAGTCAGGACTGCGGCAGCGGCTGCCCTGGATTACAACTCCTCGGAGGCAGCCCTGTCAGCCGGGGTGCGGGTGACGTCCTTCCTGAGGATGTCGGAGGTGACTGCGTtgcagcaggaggtcccgggcaaggcccaggaggaggaggaggaggagctgtcgGACTATAGCTACGAGAACTCGGAGCTGCAGCCGAGCTGGCTGGAGGACTCCATCAACTGGCAGAGGACGTTCAGCGTCAGCTCGGTGGACTTTGAGCTCCTGCGCTCCGACTGGAATGACCTGCGCTGTAACGTCTCGGGCAACCTGCAGCTGAGCGAGAGCGAGGTGGTGGACGTGGTGGCCCAGTACATGGAGAAACTCAACGAGAAGAATGGGGGGTAGGGAGAgaaatcggggtggggggggtactGCGCTTCTGCAGGGCATGCCACATGGAGCTAGGCCCAGGGCTGCCACCAGGGCCAGGGGGACCAGTGGGGCTAAGCTCTGCCCAGTCTTGCCCCACCCTGGGCAGGCAAGAGAGCAGGGTGGTCTCCCTGGTCATCCAGCCTTGACTACACACACTCCACTCCCCCAACAGGTCCTCAGCCCTGCACCTCCTGGGATGAGGGGGCACGCAGCCAGGagcttccccaccctgctctcccacACCACAGGGCCTCCCctctgggaggagggggtgcTCTCCTGGCCTGGATGACACCTGGAagggtgggagcagggctgcccATTGTCCTTCAGCTAGCCAGGCGGCGGAGGGGGTCcctggtgtggggtgggggcctgGGCCTCGCTTGGGAAGGTGAGAGCATCGGCGCTGCCCTCCCTCCAGGATCTACACCCTGCTGCGCATAGTCAACGTGGAGAAGCGGCGAGACACAGCGCGGGGGAACCGCTacctgctggagctggagctgctggagcGGGGCCAGAGGACCGTGCGGCTCTCGGAGTACGTCTACGTCCTGCTGCACCAGGGCAGGCCAGACGACAGCACCAAGGCCAACCCCGAGGGGCCCGCGCCCCTGGCCAcagagccccagcccagcccctggagcCTGCTCTACGGGAAGCCCATCCTGTGCCAACCCCTGCGGCTCAGCTGGAGGCAGGACGTCATGGTGCACTTCGTGGTGCCAGGTGAGGGAAAGGGGTGTTATCCGCACCCTCCTCCCAGGGACCAAAGGTCCTCCCAAGCTCCCACCTGCACCAGGACCTCTGGGGTCATTCAGAGCATTAGATGGGCCCAAAGCCCAGGCCCCAGTGGGTGGCGGTTGGCTGCGTGGGGCGCACGGGCTGTGGCGGCTCATGGGATCATCCGGGAGGCCTGGTCCCCTTGTGCACACAGGCCACGTCTGCTCCTCCAGGGCTGCCCAGCAGCAGAGACTCAGGCCTGGTCTCTgctaggaaattaggtcaataTAACGACACCACTCGGGGGGACAAAAACCCAGCCCCCAAGCAACCCAGTTAAATCCACCTGGTACTTGGTGTGgaatggtgtgggggggggtgtgtggcaCTTGGCCCTGGGAATGGGGAGTGGATCCCTGAGGTGCGGCTGGGGAGTCTGGCTCTTGGCCCTGGGAGCAGGGAGTCGATCCCTGGAGGGTGGCTGGGGGTCTAGCTCTTCACCATGGGGACGGGGAGTGGATCcctggggagtggctgggggtctGGCTCTCAGCCCAGGGGATGGGGAGTAGATCCTTGGGGGGGTCTGGCTCTCAGCCCCGGGGCGGGACGTGGATCCCTGAGGAAGGGCTGACCCAGGGGGTGTCTGCTTGTGTGGCAGTGAAGAACCAGGCACGCTGGGTTCAGCAGTTCATCGCGGACATGGCCGGCCTCTACTGGGACACCAAGGACACCAACTTCAATGTCATCCTGGTGGACTTTGAGAGTGAGGATATGGATGTGGAGAAGGCGCTGCGGGAAGCCCGGCTGCCTCGGTAACAGAGCAGGGAGCCCCAGAGCCCTTCCTCGCCGCTGtccctccccaccagtgccaagCCCAGCACCTTCTCCTTGccgcatccccagccccacagaaaCGGGAGCCTGGGCCCAAGTGCCCCCCACCACTCCTGGCCTCATCTGTGGCAGACACGCACAGCAAAGCCCTCCAGCAGCTGGGCAAGGGAGTCCCAGGCAGCACGGAGGTGatgtctctcctccctcccagagtcctTGCACGGCCCGAGGAGCTGAGCACAGAGCAGCAGCTTTGTTCCTGGTTTCCCTGGCGCTTGCGGAAGCCCGAGGCCCAGACGCTATGTATGCACGCCTGCTCCGGGGGGCTATCGCTGAGTGCCCTCCTCGCAATGAGCCTCCTCGTTCCACCCAGCCAGCTGGGTCTGGTCTCTAGCATCCCTGGCCATGGCAGTGAGACtgctgctcacacacacacacacacacacactctcgctgctgctgttgtttgtgTCACAGGGGTGACCAGAGGCCCCCCTGAAGATCAGGGTCACATTGtgtcgggggggggcagggatagctcagtggtttgagcattggcctgctaaacccagggttgtgaattcaatccttgagggggctgtagcgggatctggggcaaaaattggggattggcactgctttgagcagggggttggactagttgacctcctgaggtcccttccagccctgagattctatgattcgaGGTGCCATCCAAACAGGCGGatagacaccatccctgccccagtgagTCTGCAGGCTGGCTGCTTGCGGCTGTACTCATCTATAGTGTCGTGCATGTCTccaaccccactgccctcccttcTCCTGTGCCTTTAGCCCCCAGCATCTTGCACCCACAGGACGCATTGCCATCCACAGACCTGGCACAGCAATCCGGTTTTTTTTCTGGAGACAGCATCCCATAGGTGGAGTGTGCCCCCTGCTGACTGGCACTGAGATGAGCCATGACCGTGATTACCCAACGGATGTGGGAGGGGACACCCCTGAACCTTTCTGGGTATTGAGGGTCTGGTTGATTAAGGGGGGATCTGCCCTGCAGACTGATACTGCATCAGTGCGCAGCGGAGCCAGGCAGGCTGCAAAGGGGCTAGCTGCTGTCCCCAAAGCCAGCTGGCTCAGCGGGCAAGCGGGGCCTTCGCGCTGGGTGGAGGAAGAAAGCCGTGTAGCTGCTAATAGTCTGTGCACAGAACCCCGTGGATGCCCTGCCTggctccccacacccccagcccatcTCTGGGCAGCCAGCGCTCCCTGTGCTTTCCCTCTTTGGAAAGCCCCTGCTACGCGAGTGTCTCCAGCAGTGGTCGGGGGGCGTGAGCCCACCTGACCATGAGTGTAACACAGCACCCCCAGGTGGGGGATGACATGGGGGGGGTTAACCCGAGACCTTTCAATCTAGAAGCAAGAGCCTTTGCTGCCTGAGCTAAAGAACCGCAAGGCTGTAATGGACGCTCAACCAGGGGCTACCggctagagggggacagagagtcGCACTGTGTCAGCCTGCGAAAGGCTTCCTGGAGCTCAGCTGGGTTCCCTCGGCTCAGTGGCCCCTGGTACCCTCCAGACGATTCCCCGCCTGGAGACTCCCTGCGGTCGCTCAGCCCAGCAGTGCCCACTGAGCTCTGTCCCAACAAAGCCCACAGCTtggctcccctctccctgctgccgcTGACTGTCCACGTTGTTCTCAGGTACCAGTACTTGAAACGCACGGGGAACTTCGAGCGCTCggcagggctgcaggctggggtggACTCCATCGAGGTGAGAGACCGGCGGGAGGGCTCTGGCTCTCCAGAGCCGCTGGCCTTGTCCCGTCCTGCTCCCAGGGGCTTGCCGTGGGCTGTGCCCCCTGGTCACGGCCTCTCTCTGCTCTTGGTTCCCTCAGGACGGGCGCAGCATCGTGTTCCTGTGCGACCTGCACATCCACTTCCCCCTCAACATCCTGGACAGCATCCGCAAGCACTGCGTGGAGGGCAAGCTGGCCTACGCGCCCATCGTCATGAGGCTGGGCTGCGGGAGCTCTCCGCGGGACCCCAACGGTAACGCCCCCGCACACAGGTGCTCTCGCAGCGGGAAACGCACTGGGCTTTCGAATGCAGGGAGCCAGTGCCCCAGGAAGGGAGCCGCTAATGGACTGAGGCAGCTAGCGGTGCAGGGAGCATGGCAAGGCTCCTGACGCAGCCACGCAGCCCGGTGCTGCTGAAACCTGTTATCTGAGCAGCCTGCTGCTACCTAAAGTCTGTTCCAGTCCAGGCCGGGTGCTTTAAGGAGCTGGGCTACGCTGGTGTTAGAAACTCAGCATCTTCCCTGCTCCTCCTTAAACCTGCACGTCCTTCCCCTCTGCGATTACTGCTGTGCCCCAAGGCTGGGGGCCGGGGGGTGAGCTGGAATAATAATGCTGGGTGCTTCTTAAGGGAGGGTGGCGGACTACTCCTGGAGCCTTAACTAAGACTCACGCAGCCCCTGCAGGGAAAGTGTAGTGTCCCCCTTTCCAGTTACGGGGAGTGATCTGCTCAAGGCCTTACAGcgaggcaggaattgaacccaggagtcctgactcctgctgTAAAtccacccagccctgcctctttaACTGACTCCGACCTCCCCAGCACTGGATTGTGCAGTCGCCCAATGTAtgtggaggggggaggctgcTGGTTTGTTCAGATACAGTTTTCACCAGTGGATTTGCTGTTGCTTTTCCCCTTGTCCAGTGTGTAGCTTAATCCAGCACATTGTGTTAAGAGAGGCACACAGAGGCTGAGCAGCACTGTGACGGGGCACCCTCCGCCCCCATCGTCTTTGCTCTCACACAGTCGGCTCAGAGACCTTCCTTTCGAAGAGACCATCATGTCGTTTATTTACAGAGCCTCCCCTCACCACCTTCTACATCCTCACTCAGCCGTACTGTGTACAGAGCCAGTtttcccagggctgggggtgggaagaggtctACCCACACAGAGAGCTCCCTTTATCAGACCCAGCTtgccttgccctgctctgccgTCCTGGGCTCTTTTATCCACTCTCCTTGTTAATGGGCTAATTAGATCATTAGCTGCCCGGTCCCAATCTGATCTGGTAATCAGCAACTCCTCGCTCAGGCTGTCCCCAGGAGCCTAACTGATTaaacagtgaccagagtgctcTGCCAGAACTCTGCCACAAGGACTAATAATCTTTGTCTCTTATCTAGCACTGGATCCCCTTAGATCTCACCGTGCTCTTCAGAGGAAGGGATCAGCTATcgtttgacagatggggaaactgaggcccaccgGGGTGTGGTGATTTGCTTTGGGGATCATAACCATGCCTCTTGCTGGCTTTCAGGGCATAGTTCTAGCGTGCTAGCACGTTCCGATGCTGGTATTATTTATTTAGGCTCCGCTTCAGCAAGCCCCCAGTGCAGGAGCTTTAAGCACCCAAATTCTTACTGACATCAGTGGCACTATTCATGTGTTTAGTTAGGCCTGCGCGTCAGCCCCGTGCTGACTGGGGGGCCGCAGCGCTGTGGTTTTATACGGAGGTTGAAGCCTCTCTCGGAACAGAAAAATGAATCTCGGTCCCAAAGAGCTCGGAGTCATGAGCCTCTGTTTGACTTCAGACTGTCTGCAAATCGAGCCTCTTTAAAGTGTCTCCCATCGGGCACCCCAAGTTACCAGCCCCTTCTGAAATTCCTGGCCTAAATgcacaacccagcccagccctggcaccGGGCGTGGTCATTGGTGCACAGAGACTCTCCGATCGGAGGTGTTCTTAGCGGCGATCTGGGGGAGACAGAGGGGCTGGGCGTATGTTGTTGGAGGGGGGCTGTTCTGAGCAAAGGGGGCACCTTGGTGGGAGTCGTGGAGTGAGCAAAGGAGGCAACGGGGACAGTCCAGAGAGGGGTTGGGGCTGAGTTCGGGGAGCACAGGGGGGGACGAGCGGGGAGAGGGATGGAAGCAGCGCTGTGGcagatgagaagctgccttgaccggactgcggggtgggtgggtgggggattgAGAAGCCTGCAGGATGGCAGGCAGCCTGTGTGTGCAGGGAGCCTGGCGCTGGATCCCAACGTAGGGAGCAGCGGGTCAGCTGGTCAGCGGGCTGGAGCCACACAGCGGCCCTGCCCGCACGCAGGCTTCCTCAGCCTATTTTGCCGCTACGTTCCCAGGGAGTtgcttggggggcagggctcaTCACCAGTAAAAATCCCAGCTGCTTGAGGTCTACCTGCCTCCTTCCCGCATGGTGCTGACCACCCCAGCTGCTCAGGGTCTGATTGGCAGTGGTTTCCTCCGGAGCCTCCCCTGGGGAGCTAGCTGGAGCAGCgctctccctcctctgtccccgcAGCACGCCTGCCCCTgcatgctggctgggagctggggggctggtttGGTCCCATGCCGTACGTTTGGCTGAGTGTGAGACAGCTCCTTTAAACTGGATCCCTATGGATCTCGGCAGCTGCACTCTCAGGCGAGTGCCCGCACTGGGAGAGAGGCGGCTGGGTGTTTAGTGCATGGCCAGCTTAGCCTTTCTCCTTCCACGGGGGTTGCATGCATGTAGCAGTGCCAGGCTGGATCCGACCCGCAGCCCACCCACATCAGCGTCCTGCCTCTGACAGGGCCCAGCacctgctgcttcagaggaaggtgcagcagCCCCGCAGTGAGCAGTTAGCCGAGTGCCAGGACCCGCGAACTCAGGAGCTCGTGTGCAAGGATGGGACTGCAGCCCCACCTTCAGGGAGACCGGTTCCCTCTATGGGACCGGGATCGGAGGCCTCTCCGTGCTTGCGTGCCACTGTTGgtttccagcagagggcagcgtgGCTTCAAAGGATGGCAGAGCCCGGAGGAATCTCGGTGCTACCGCCTGGCTGGGCTTTGGAGCAGCCCCGCTCCttggcctcccctcccctcttgcaGGGAGCCCCCTTCCCGCCTGAGACCTAGCGAGTCacctctcttccctccttcctcAGGCTACTGGGAGGTGAATGGGTTCGGCCTCTTTGGGATCTACAAGTCGGACTTTGACCGCGTCGGGGGCATGAACACGGAGGAGTTCCGAGACCGCTGGGGCGGGGaggactgggagctgctggacagGTACGGCTGGTGGGGCCTCCCGCCCAGCGCCTCTTCCCTGCCAGGGGGAGCTGCGTGCTGGCTGGGCATGGAGACTGGCCTAATGCCCTCCAGACACACGTGGCTGATTCAGGGACCTGGGAGAGAAGAtgctgagggggcggggggattaACCCCTCTGAGGCCCTATGAGTCTGAGGGGCTTTTTCGTGGTACCCCACAatggaggggggctgcagggtgttTCTCGGTATGGAGCTTGGCGTGggcagccaggagcagcaggtgCACTAGCAGGAGAGACGGGACTTGTGTGGAACAAATCTGCTTGAAACATTTCCAgtacatttttcctttaaaagggggggaaatagaTCTGTGCTCTCCCCTTTTTTCCCTCCGCGCTGACATATAAATTACTCGGAGGGCGGTGGGGAGGGCACAGCATCTGGAGACTTCGGAAAGGCCAAGTTGGGGCGTCCCTGGCTTTGTCAGAGGACTCCTTGGAGTCTCGGAGATGGACATTGTACTGAGCGGGGAGCGCTGACTGTACCAAAGAGAGCGTTCCTCCGACGTGTTCCTGAGGTGTTTGAGCTCAATGGGCGTTAGCAAACGCAGCCCCAAGGTCGTGCGCTGGTGACGCTGAAGGAAAGCCTCTTCCTCTCTCAGGGAATCAGGTTTCACGCGCCTttgaggaagggggggaaaaaccccCAGAGGCTTTGCTGGGGCTGTGCCCTCTTCACCTCTGTCCTAAGCTTTGTCTCCCTCTCCCTGCGCAGGGTGCTGCAGAGCGGGCTGGAGGTGGAGCGCTTGCGTCTCAGGAACTTTTACCATTACTACCACTCCAAACGCGGCATGTGGAACGCCCGCAGCAAGAAGGCGCCCAAGGACTagggcctgggccctgctgccagcCACGCCCAGGGCTCCTCTGCACCCCGGGGCGGGAGACGGCTGTTCAGCAAAACCAGCTGCCTCGGCTCTGCCCCCTGGAGCCCACGCAGTCGTGGGAGTCGTCTCCAGGCCGCTGGCAGTGCCTCTAGACGCCGCGCTGGAGCGAGAGGCCCTCGGAGCTGGGGATTTCTCCAGAGCTCTCTAAACAAACCGCAGTtactttgggaggggggtgggggtgggggtgggggggagattgtGATTTTTCTTAAGGCTTCTAATTTCTTAGTGAGAAACCAGTTTATTAACTCATTAGCACTGAGGGTCAGGGATCCTGTCAGAGGGAGGGAGCCAACCAACCCCTcacgctgcccccagcccctcaggGAGCGGGGCAGTAAAACAAGGCCTGGAGCAAACCCTACCGCTCAGCTGcagtgctggggcaggaggggaggaggcaacAGCCCCAGTCCAGCTGCCCTGGGAACCGACACAGGATCCATCCCctggagaggaggtggagaaggtGCTTATCAGCCTGGCAGCCAGGTTTCCCTCCTGGGCCAGGCTCCCCGGGGCCAGCCCTGGTAAGCGACGCTGGGGAGGTGCCCAGGTTCACAGGGTGCCACACTTGCTTGCCTGTACCACTGCGGCATCCCTTGGGGGCAGCATGAGTCGCAGCGAGCTTCCATGCACCCCTCTTTGGTGTGGCCAGGAGAGGCAGAGCTCCCTGTTCTGGGAGGCAAACACACAGGGCACGTACTGTCCGTGCAGGGCTCCCTAGGGAGACGGGAACCTCGCTGGGTACTGGAGGACGTGCCTCCGCGGTGGCTCGTTGGACGAACATACTGCTTTGGGGAGGTCTGGGGGCAGGCGAGGGGCGGATCTGTGAGCAGGGCCTTGCAGCTCGCCGGCCCCGTGCCCTGTCGCACTCAGAAGGGGAGGAGTGAGTGAGGGGGTTAGTATGATGCCGGTGCCTCGTGGCTCGCTGCCCCGTAACCTTCAGAGGCGGGTGCTGTGCCCTATGGGCCCCAAGCTGTCCAGTCAGGAAATCCCCCGCCCCAGATCTGCAGTCAGCACACAGGTGGGTTGCGACAACCCGGGCAGCTCCTGAAGCCGTTGGTGAGGTGGGCCCGAGGCAGAGCCGGGCGGAGCGGCTGATCCAGGCTCACTGTGCCTAGCtgcccagcagctgggagctgtccttcccctggctggagcccagaTCCTCTCAACGGGCACCTCATGAATCCGGCTGGGAGGGGCATCCTCAGCGCGCCCCCGGGGGCTGTGTGGGAGATGAGCTACAAACCCACCTCTGTCCCCTTCTCTTCCATCCACGTCCAAAGGGCTTGTGTCCCACAGCTCAGCCCTTCTCGAGCACAGTGAGACGCTGCGGTTCCTGGGGGTGAGCCAGACAGCAGCTCAGGCTCAGGGCGCTGCTTCCTGGGCCTGGTCGCGCTTGAGCGGGGAGGGAATGGGCTGGTAAATGCAGCGCCCCGGAGAGATTCCTTGCCAAGCCATCCActgccttcagcctccctccctcccgcgcctggtccctgctggcctggtGCAGCGTGAAACCCGCTGCTGGCCCCTCCgccagggaagggaggaggggatgggtggCGGGGAGCTCTGCTATGGGCgaaggaggtggggggcaggggaaggacacAGGGATGAAGCACAGCCACGGAGAGGCCGAACACTCTGCTACTTGGTGAACCTGAGTAAAGGCTAATGTCCCAATCCCAGCCccgctgtggggctggggggagcagccagTTGCCCAGCACAGGCTCACGGTCGtggcaggctggggctggccaCTTGATGCCTGCAAGAGGCTCAAGTGTTGTTGACATTCCCCGTGCAGCCCCTGAGGAGGGCTGGTCGGAGCCCGCTCCCCCGGGGGCTGAGACGTCCCCCCTGGGGAGGGCCCGAGGCAGGAATCGGAGCAGGGAGGGCGAGCAATGTTTCCAAGCTAATTTCTGTGAAATTATGAGGTAGGAAGCTGTTTTCAGGAGGttatgtctgttttgttttttattattaaaaaataaaaggaatgtcTTGGTTGGGATTTCCCTTCCGTCTCTGCTTCCTTCCTTTGCAAACAGACCAGGGGGGCGGTAG
The nucleotide sequence above comes from Caretta caretta isolate rCarCar2 chromosome 6, rCarCar1.hap1, whole genome shotgun sequence. Encoded proteins:
- the B4GALNT4 gene encoding N-acetyl-beta-glucosaminyl-glycoprotein 4-beta-N-acetylgalactosaminyltransferase 1 isoform X2, which translates into the protein MLWFPVKKIRKQFKLLLLLVLLTLAAWFTYLHISLVRQGKALRLHFAYGRDGERLGEVTDAGRRVAGARAAVQQRKAEDSSESREDEQMGEGQGFDGWLSRGPGADGAGRPPRLNVTKRVLPWNEQYKGKANLHVFEDWCGGAVRHLRKNLHFPLFPHARTTVKKLAVSPKWKNYGLRIFGYIHPFKDGDFQFSVASDDNSEFWLSSDEIPANARLVAFVGKLGSEWTAPGEFTKFSSQVSKPIRLMSSRRYYFELLHKQDDRGSDHVEVGWRVFLPSLKFEVIDSPFISLYTDESPLKMNHVAHIPQSLASHAGSYLWEAQRDEHGADMLKPDPRDTFFLTPQIEASRVENVLVPCAYSPTYVVKDFPIARYQGLQFVYLSFVYPNDFTRLTHMETENKCFYRESPLYLEKFGFYKYMKMDEEEEDPRRRAFLFLNSDNFLEEEEEGADSPEPTDPPPDAKEKSPRGPSPPQGTGTKGKEIPLAARDYGGNVDYYAFRHHQQPVHDEGAAPGQPQTQDVRNRASRSSTATARDSQDYENTPPLREQTLVQGRSLSWVLKEPEQANAGEEDKLGLLAPSRRGSVLNRQPHLSVPIFGGKAKPQGPSRLLVPVGEKKAKKEAKKPHEKVYVTRLQPGKRKTTVQEATFPSVFLHPKPLRRVHLNSRAPQRRSAPSTKLRTVPGQRVPWLPGNSSRETYPSKRKSPRASSRKWEQLYRQEDPKAVSERRTRPSVQPPPAEGLFGKEALEVPTATPVRTAAAAALDYNSSEAALSAGVRVTSFLRMSEVTALQQEVPGKAQEEEEEELSDYSYENSELQPSWLEDSINWQRTFSVSSVDFELLRSDWNDLRCNVSGNLQLSESEVVDVVAQYMEKLNEKNGGIYTLLRIVNVEKRRDTARGNRYLLELELLERGQRTVRLSEYVYVLLHQGRPDDSTKANPEGPAPLATEPQPSPWSLLYGKPILCQPLRLSWRQDVMVHFVVPVKNQARWVQQFIADMAGLYWDTKDTNFNVILVDFESEDMDVEKALREARLPRYQYLKRTGNFERSAGLQAGVDSIEDGRSIVFLCDLHIHFPLNILDSIRKHCVEGKLAYAPIVMRLGCGSSPRDPNGYWEVNGFGLFGIYKSDFDRVGGMNTEEFRDRWGGEDWELLDRVLQSGLEVERLRLRNFYHYYHSKRGMWNARSKKAPKD
- the B4GALNT4 gene encoding N-acetyl-beta-glucosaminyl-glycoprotein 4-beta-N-acetylgalactosaminyltransferase 1 isoform X1 — protein: MLWFPVKKIRKQFKLLLLLVLLTLAAWFTYLHISLVRQGKALRLHFAYGRDGERLGEVTDAGRRVAGARAAVQQRKAEDSSESREDEQMQGEGQGFDGWLSRGPGADGAGRPPRLNVTKRVLPWNEQYKGKANLHVFEDWCGGAVRHLRKNLHFPLFPHARTTVKKLAVSPKWKNYGLRIFGYIHPFKDGDFQFSVASDDNSEFWLSSDEIPANARLVAFVGKLGSEWTAPGEFTKFSSQVSKPIRLMSSRRYYFELLHKQDDRGSDHVEVGWRVFLPSLKFEVIDSPFISLYTDESPLKMNHVAHIPQSLASHAGSYLWEAQRDEHGADMLKPDPRDTFFLTPQIEASRVENVLVPCAYSPTYVVKDFPIARYQGLQFVYLSFVYPNDFTRLTHMETENKCFYRESPLYLEKFGFYKYMKMDEEEEDPRRRAFLFLNSDNFLEEEEEGADSPEPTDPPPDAKEKSPRGPSPPQGTGTKGKEIPLAARDYGGNVDYYAFRHHQQPVHDEGAAPGQPQTQDVRNRASRSSTATARDSQDYENTPPLREQTLVQGRSLSWVLKEPEQANAGEEDKLGLLAPSRRGSVLNRQPHLSVPIFGGKAKPQGPSRLLVPVGEKKAKKEAKKPHEKVYVTRLQPGKRKTTVQEATFPSVFLHPKPLRRVHLNSRAPQRRSAPSTKLRTVPGQRVPWLPGNSSRETYPSKRKSPRASSRKWEQLYRQEDPKAVSERRTRPSVQPPPAEGLFGKEALEVPTATPVRTAAAAALDYNSSEAALSAGVRVTSFLRMSEVTALQQEVPGKAQEEEEEELSDYSYENSELQPSWLEDSINWQRTFSVSSVDFELLRSDWNDLRCNVSGNLQLSESEVVDVVAQYMEKLNEKNGGIYTLLRIVNVEKRRDTARGNRYLLELELLERGQRTVRLSEYVYVLLHQGRPDDSTKANPEGPAPLATEPQPSPWSLLYGKPILCQPLRLSWRQDVMVHFVVPVKNQARWVQQFIADMAGLYWDTKDTNFNVILVDFESEDMDVEKALREARLPRYQYLKRTGNFERSAGLQAGVDSIEDGRSIVFLCDLHIHFPLNILDSIRKHCVEGKLAYAPIVMRLGCGSSPRDPNGYWEVNGFGLFGIYKSDFDRVGGMNTEEFRDRWGGEDWELLDRVLQSGLEVERLRLRNFYHYYHSKRGMWNARSKKAPKD
- the B4GALNT4 gene encoding N-acetyl-beta-glucosaminyl-glycoprotein 4-beta-N-acetylgalactosaminyltransferase 1 isoform X3; translated protein: MESRAVSGERSRTAKTGEGQGFDGWLSRGPGADGAGRPPRLNVTKRVLPWNEQYKGKANLHVFEDWCGGAVRHLRKNLHFPLFPHARTTVKKLAVSPKWKNYGLRIFGYIHPFKDGDFQFSVASDDNSEFWLSSDEIPANARLVAFVGKLGSEWTAPGEFTKFSSQVSKPIRLMSSRRYYFELLHKQDDRGSDHVEVGWRVFLPSLKFEVIDSPFISLYTDESPLKMNHVAHIPQSLASHAGSYLWEAQRDEHGADMLKPDPRDTFFLTPQIEASRVENVLVPCAYSPTYVVKDFPIARYQGLQFVYLSFVYPNDFTRLTHMETENKCFYRESPLYLEKFGFYKYMKMDEEEEDPRRRAFLFLNSDNFLEEEEEGADSPEPTDPPPDAKEKSPRGPSPPQGTGTKGKEIPLAARDYGGNVDYYAFRHHQQPVHDEGAAPGQPQTQDVRNRASRSSTATARDSQDYENTPPLREQTLVQGRSLSWVLKEPEQANAGEEDKLGLLAPSRRGSVLNRQPHLSVPIFGGKAKPQGPSRLLVPVGEKKAKKEAKKPHEKVYVTRLQPGKRKTTVQEATFPSVFLHPKPLRRVHLNSRAPQRRSAPSTKLRTVPGQRVPWLPGNSSRETYPSKRKSPRASSRKWEQLYRQEDPKAVSERRTRPSVQPPPAEGLFGKEALEVPTATPVRTAAAAALDYNSSEAALSAGVRVTSFLRMSEVTALQQEVPGKAQEEEEEELSDYSYENSELQPSWLEDSINWQRTFSVSSVDFELLRSDWNDLRCNVSGNLQLSESEVVDVVAQYMEKLNEKNGGIYTLLRIVNVEKRRDTARGNRYLLELELLERGQRTVRLSEYVYVLLHQGRPDDSTKANPEGPAPLATEPQPSPWSLLYGKPILCQPLRLSWRQDVMVHFVVPVKNQARWVQQFIADMAGLYWDTKDTNFNVILVDFESEDMDVEKALREARLPRYQYLKRTGNFERSAGLQAGVDSIEDGRSIVFLCDLHIHFPLNILDSIRKHCVEGKLAYAPIVMRLGCGSSPRDPNGYWEVNGFGLFGIYKSDFDRVGGMNTEEFRDRWGGEDWELLDRVLQSGLEVERLRLRNFYHYYHSKRGMWNARSKKAPKD